AAGCGAAAAGGAGAGTGGATAGCGAGACCATGATTGTTGTCGATGCTTGGTTGTTTGGACTGGTAGTTTGTTTGGTAGGTGAGGGACACTCAGTGGCTTTATAGACGAAGCTGGTAAAGGGAGTAATCGTATGCGAGGTATATTAGGCTGTTTAGGGCATCTTCTTAGGCATCTATCCGGAGTATGCCCGCGATGGCCTTCACGAGTCTGGCTGCATACCGTATTCCGGACATGTGTCCGTTGCAGAACGAGCTCATTATAACGCCATAACTGAGTTTCTACATACAAAGCCACTTGTTCCTGATCCGAATTGGAAGTTGCTGCTTGGCAGGCATAGCCACTTCTTCAGGACACAGACCAATATATCTATACAGCCTAAAGACGTGCAGAAAGCGACTCATGTTCGCGGGGCCCAAGTAGGTTCTTGGGGCTTAGATTGCGGGGCCATGGTCTAGACCTGTCGTCGAGGGCTCGAGCCTTGTTCGTAATATCCGGCAAATGTTGCTAACCACTCTATTGCGGTCGAGCGGAATGCGACATTGGATCTCATGACCTCCTGTTCCTGGTCTAAGTCGATTTCGTGAAGGACATTGTTGCCTGTAGTTTATATCGACTGACGAAAGTTATCCTTAGAGTGTCCCATGGGCAGCTTCAAAATTATTGTACGTGATACTACCAGCCAATGGCTGATAAACAGTCTGTCATTGGTAGTGTCTAATATCTTAGCAAGCAAGGCTGGTTTAAAGAGTTCCATTATAGGGCGAGACACTACAACGGACATCGGTTAgggctggaggatggagtACAACGCAGGGATATGTGGTGCCGGAATATTgaattagtattttagttAGACAACTATAGTTATATTAGCATTCTTACTAACTTATTTGCTAGCATTAACTGATTCAGTCTAGACAAACTGACATCATCACCAGCCAGTAGTTGAGCGTGCACCAACCATGGTTGGCCAGAGTCTAACAGTGACATGCACGAGTTAGTTACGAGATGATGCTTAATCATGACTAACAGCCTTGTTACACGAGGATTCTCCTGGTTAAAACTACAGTTTCCTACTGCCAGCTTCCTACTGCCAAGTGGTGATTTTGTAAATATCCACTCCGTATATACGAAAATGCGCTGGATGCTCCCCAACGCCAGCTTCTGGCGCTCAGACCGCACCAACCTGCCCACCCCAAGCCATGTCATCCCCTTTGCCGGCCGTATAGGCGCCAACCAGGAATTCGCAGTCGACAAGGCCAGTTGCACGCAGCAAGAGCTTCTGCAGAAGTTTCCCGATGCGGCGCCCTGGATCCCGGTGCGAGACGCCTTGTCTCTGAGAACTATTCTACAGCCGGAGCTGTGGAAGGCTGCGGTGGTCGAAGGCATAGGTTGGTACAGCCAGCTGCGATCGAAGTAGAACTAACAACCGACTAGGAACGTGTCTGCTGGTTTACCTTACCAGCTTTGTAGCTGTTGGTCTAGGTGAACTTGTTAAGTGCGCCTCGCTACCTACTCCTAGTCCGCCCAGCCTAACAAGCCCATAGCACATTTGCATCTGGTCCCCTCGTGCCCGGTCTACTCGGCTCGCTCACGACATTAATCTCTCTCCCGCTGTTTATATTCGCCACGGGCCCTGTATCAGGAGCCCATCTCAACCCAACAATCACCATCGCGACCTTCCTCGGCCGACTCGCCACACTCCCAAGGTCTATTCTATACGTCACCTTTCAGATCTTCGGTGGTGCAATCGCAGGCTGGCTACTCCGGGCTAGCTTCGATACAAGATCAGTGCGTCTTCctctataaaaaaaaaaaaaaaaaccacTAACATCACACAGTTCATCGTCCCCGGCTGCTACTTCGACACCGGCCAAGTCTCTGTCCGCAGCGCATTCACAATCGAATTCACCACCGACTTTGCACTCATATTCCTCGCATTCGGCGTCGGCCTTGAGCCCCGCCAACGAGCCGTCTTCGGCCCAGCCCTAGGCCCCATCCTTGTCGGGTTCGTGCTGGCAATGTGCACCTTCTTCACGGGGATCAGTCGTCCTGGATTTACAGGATTCTGTACGTCTTCTTTAAACCGATACTGACCTGGCTGTacaaagacaagacaagacacTGAACTGACAAACTCCAAGCAGGAAACCCGGCCAGGTGCTTTGGTGCGATGGTTGGATCCCATTTTTACTTCTACCACTGGATCCATTGGATTGGGCCGCTGACGGCGTCGATTGCGCATGGGGTGCTGTattgtcttcttcctccgtATTCAAGAGATTCGACTTCGGGGGATCGCTCAGAGTCGGTGGCTTAAGATACTGTTGGAGTATCATAAGGACAACTAATGATGTAACGAAGCCCATACTGTTCTCATACGACTggattataaatatatacagTGAGactaaaaattaattatgCTCAGTCTTATTCTATACTCCTTGTGTAATGTGAACGGCGATCAAGCCCTAATTCACAGGTCTACAGAAATGTAAACCCCAAGATCCTAACTTGAGTTTTGTGGATGCCACGCTGTTTATCTGTGTTTACGCTCCAGGAATAGCCCCCGACGCGTGCGAAGAGACTCACGCCGCCGCTGAGATAATTCCCAGACTCATGCATAATtgaaagctttatattataggGTGCGTCATTTGACATTTTATTCAGGAGACAATGGCATGTCTTCCGCGCATTAGATACTCTGACATAGTGGATCCTCACAAGAAAGCGACTGGTAAGAAAATACAACACCAGACGGACAATGGGCATACAAGAAACGAAGATACAgtggagaaaaggaaatgaaCAGGTGGGGAATTTAAcacagagaagaaaagaccgAGAGAAGGAAAGCTCCAGGCGCATCCCAATGCTGGCGAAAGGTTAGAAAGAAAAATGAAAAACAACGCAGGATCACTGCGAGACCCAGGACGTGTATAGGTCCAACCCAAATCAGGGGATTGTTCGGTCATCAACATCGTTCGTCCAAATGCACGGACGCAAACATAAACCCCGCGGGGTTAGACATTTTTATacagcagcagaggctcGCCGACGTTTTCGATCTCCGGGATTGTACACTTCAGGTCGAAAGCCTTGGCGAGGACGATTTTGAATATCTGCGCTGGTTAGAACCGAGGTTCATGTATAATCAGTTGGAGGTGGATCATACCTTCTGTACGTTGATACTGTGGCTGGTACTGCTGAAAATCAAACTAgccttcatcgccttcgcaAATCGTTTGGCCTGGTGGGGTTAGACAAGAGTTGAGGACAGGAGTGCGATACTTACCTGGATAGAAATCTCTTCCTGGTCCTCCCGCGGGAAATTGACAAAATGATCGTACTTGGTACCCACCAAGAAAGGAATCGCAGTCTTGTTGAACCCACGGCCTTGTCGGTACCACTCCTTGATCGAATTCAGAGTACTCTTGCGAGTGAGGTCGAACATGAACAGAATGGCGACGGCATCGTTGCACACAAGGGGAAGCATGTTGACGAACTCGCGCTGGCCACCCAAATCCCAGATCGAAAATGTAATCTCCGTATTCCGGATCGAAATTGTTTTTTCCATGAAGTTGACGCCTACACGATTAGCAAGGCCATTAAGTAGATAACCGCTGACGCGAACCTACCTAGAGTTTGTATATAATCTTCATCCCAGCTTCCCTCGACATATTTCACCATCAAACTGGTTTTTCCGATCTGTGCATCTCCGACCATGCCGACCTTGATCACCACGCTGTTTTTTGATGACTGGGACGGCtgcttctggttctgggtaACTGATAATCCGGAGCTCGGTCTCGACGACGTCGGGGCCTGCGGCTGGGGGTCCGGCTGGGGGTCCTGGGCCGGAGTGTGATATTCATAATGGGCGCGAGAGTCGCTGCTGTAGCCGTTGTGATAGCTCGCCGGAGGGAGGGTGGAGCCTTCGGAGGCTGCAATTGGAACAATGGTAGGCGTTTCGGTCTCCGAGGTGTGAGAGAGCGCTTGTGGGGTGTGGTCCAGCTGCTCTGActgatcctgctgctgcacctGATGCTCAGGGTATTGTGGGTGGGATTCTTGAATTTGTTGCTGGTCTTGCTCCTGTTGTGGCTCGGGGACTTCAGGCACAGGCGCTTCTGCGACCGGGGGCTGGGCGGGGTCCATGGCGGGACGAACGAGGGGATATCAGAGCGCAGCTCGTGAAGGAGGTAGGGAGAGACGAGAGATGAAACAAAGCGTCGACAGGAGGGACTGGAGTTGGACGAGCAGGGAGGGGGAGCTGAGGTCAACAAGCAACACAGAGGGAGCACTCAGGCTTCAGCACAGCCGCAGCTCCCCAGTGATCGCCGCTAGCCGCGATAGGCTTAGTGCGGGCCTCCGACCGTCGACGAAAAAAAAGTTCCTGAACCCTAAAATTAttccatcatcgccatctccgtCCTCTGCCGCACGACTGGCTCGTTGCTGCTACCTGGACCGACTGATTTTTTTGCTAAAATGTCCAAGAGAACTGCTGACGCCGCCGATGAGCACGCCGCCGCCCTCAAGGCTGGCGAGCGCCCCATGGCCGATGCCCCTCCCGACGAGATGGGCGATTTCGAAGACGAGTTCGAGGACGAGTTtgagagcgaggatgagatTCTGGAGGCCGGTGTGGATGGACGACCGGATGCAGAGCGTGAAGCAGAGGAAAAGGGTATGGTATTGTCCAGATGTCGTGGAGTGACCTAGCTAACATAGTGAAGCCGACTCCATGGAAGTAGACCAACAGACATTCATTCCCGGTCGGACGAAACTGCCAGCAGGAGAGGTGCTCTCGCCCGACACTTCGACCTACGATATGCTGCACACCCTCAGCACGCCGTGGCCCTGTTTATCTTTCGACATTGTTCGTGACACACTAGGCGACAACCGCAAGACCTACCCCGCGACAGTATACGCTGTCACCGGAACTCAGGCAGAGGGCCGTCGGGCGAAGGAGAATGAATTGATGGTTCTCAAGCTGAGCGGCCTGAGCAAGATGGACAAGGAGAACGAGACAGACTCCGAAAGTGAttcggacgacgacgaaggcgGCGAGGCCATCCTGGAGTCCAAGAGCATTCCTCTCGGGTCTACGGCCAACCGCATCCGCGCCCATCAGACTCCGCAGACCGACATTACCAAGCCCCCGCAGACCATTACCGCGACAATGCTGGAGAACGCTCAAGTGGTCATCCACGATGTCACCCCTCACCTCACTAGCTTCGATGTCCCCGGCACCATGCTCCCTCCTTCCGCCTCCAAGCCCTTGTCTACCCTCCGCATGCACAAGTCCGAGGGCTACGCTCTCGACTGGTCCCCTCTCCAGCCGCTCGGAAAGCTCCTGACAGGAGACAACGACGGTCTCATCTACGTCACAACCCGCaccgaaggaggaggatgggtGACGGACACCCGGCCGTTCACCGGACACACCTCGTCCATTGAAGAGCTCCAATGGTCGCCGAACGAGAAGAACGTGTTCGCGTCAGCAAGCAGCGACGGAACAGTCAAAGTGTGGGACGTCCGATCGAAATCCCGCAAACCCGCCGTAGACGTCAAGGTCTCCAACACCGACGTCAACGTGATGAGCTGGTCGAAGCAGACCTCGCACCTTCTCGCCAccggcgccgacgacggGCAGTGGGCTGTCTGGGATCTGCGACACTGGAAGCCCAACCCCAGCGCTCCCTCGGCGCCCATCACCGCATCCCCGGTCGCCTCGTTCGACTTCCACAAGGACCCGATCACAAGTATCGAATGGCACCCAACGGACGACAGTGTCGTTGCCGTCGGATCGGCCGATAACACCGTTACCCTGTGGGATCTTGCcgtcgagctggatgaggaagaaagccGCGAGGCGGGTCTAGCGGATGTTCCGCCGCAGCTGCTGTTCGTGCACTACACAGAGTCTGTCAAGGAAGTGCACTGGCAGGCTCAAATGCCGGGGACTCTTATGGCCACCGGTGCGAGCGGTTTTGGGTACGTATCTCGCTTTCTTTACCAAGTTACTTATACTAACTGTTTGCAGTGTGTTCAAGACGATCAGCGTTTAAAAGTAATGGCTTGGTTAATGATGTTTCATGTTCGTATTGATGATTCTGCTCGACGGCTTATCATACCATCGCGGCGAGCCGTATATAGACCATCTTATTTCAATGAATGATTATGACATGAAGCGAGGTTATCCAATCAATCCGCATCTTAGCGATGGGTATCATTAACGGCAGTCTATCGTCTATCTTAGTCTATCCAACATGCcgaaccaaccaaccaacctcaacctatctatctatctatctatttgGACAGTATATTGCCAAACCCAGTTATCGATCTACTCCGCCTTAACACCCTTATCAGTCTCAACCCAATGATAAACCCCACTATCCTTCTCCGTCTCGCCCACAAACTGACAAGCCTTATAAGTCTGCGCAAGACTCCTCAAAAACCCCGTCTCCTCCTTATGATACTGATCCCCGAGCACGGGGATAATAGCATCGGTCGCCTCCTCGGCGCGGTAAAACGGAATGCGCGAGAACAGATGATGCACCACATGGTGGTCAATAATATGATGAAAGAAATGGCGTCCAATGAACCCGAAATCCCGATCCACAGTGGACAGCGCCCCGCGCGTAAACGTCCACGTCGCATCCGTGTAGTGCGCGATGTCGCGGTGCGTGTGGTGCAGATACGTAATCGCGACCAGCCAGTGATGAACCCACATATAAGGCACGAAGTAGAGCAGGGCCATCTTGAGCAATCCGACCTGCTGCCCGAGGTACCAGACTGCGgagccgacgaggaggagacCAAAGTCGGAGATCGCAATCAGGTGCCGCTGGTTCTCGGTCCAGAGAGAACTCGCTGGGTCGAAGTGGCTTGTGCTCTGCTGGTACCCGAACCAGCCGTTGCCCTTGCCCTGGACGGGGCGGCTCTTTGTGCCTGCTGTTACGTAGAAGCAGAGATACATCTGCCACCCGGCGAGCTGGTGCATGAGAAGACTGAGGAAGGAGTAGATGGGGGTATCTTCGAAGTGCTCCAGCCAGGCGGGGAGGTTGCGGGGGCGGGCCTCGTAGTCCTTGTCTGTCCAGGGGACGAAGGCTGTGTCGCGCTCGGTGTTGTTTGTGTAGCGGTGGTGGCGCGCGTGGGTGATTTTCCAGCTGAAGTAGGGGACTAGCAGGAGGGAGTGCAGGGCCCAGCCGATGATGTCGTTGACGAGGGTGTACGGCGAGAAGGCGCCGTGGCCGCATTCGTGCGCGAGGATCCAGATCCCGGTACCGACGCAGCCTTGGGCGAAGCCATAGGCGGTCCAGGCGAGGATGCGCAGGGGCTGCGAGGGGATCAGGTCGATTTGGAGCGCGGCGTAGAAGAGCACGCTGGCGTAAAGGAGGTCCCGGGCGACATAGGCGCAGGAGATGGTGAGCGAGCGGTCGAAGCAGTGCTTGGGGATTGCATCGCGGATTGTTTTGAGAGTGAGTTCCTGGGATTCGGGGGTCTGAGGGGTTAGTGCTGAGGTTGGAACTGGAGAAGTTGAGTATAGACCTGTTTGATCCCCGTTGCGGGTATAGCTTCAGCCATGGTGTAGATGCACAATTCGACAAAGCGCGGCAATTGCAGTCCAAATAGCAAAAACTGAACAGTATGTAGCTGACCAGTTTGTAGCTGAGCCGGGAAAGACAGAAAACTCAACCTCCCAACGCCCCGTCTACAAACAGAAAAACAGAATCCACATAACCCTAAGCTCCCCGGGCCTGGCTAAGCCTGGAGCATGCTAGTGTACAAACTGGCAGAGCACTCCTTTCCCAGGTAAGCCTAGCAGCAGGATCAAGGGCTCAGCAGTGGAGCCCACGCTGGCCCAGCGGCGTGTTTGATAGGCGCATCTGTAACGGCGCCGTGGTCGAGATGGAATTTTTTGCATGGCGTTTGACAGTTCTCTGGGTCCCAATTCCAAACTGATCCAAATCCCCAACGCTGTGGATTTGCCCCTTTAATTCGGCTATTTCTGTCCAGGGGCGGCGGTGCTCCGCTGGTTTCATGACGCGGACTCAGGGGGATCTCTCACCGCAGTTTCTCCCAACAGAATGCAGCGGACAAAGGTACAGACAGGTCTGAATTGACTGGTGGGCTGCAGTTGGTGAGTGGGTGTTGATGGACATGTCAGATGCACAATTAATGCGGCCTTACATAAGCTATGCATCTGCCTGTCAGCATTCTCGCACCCGCGCTCTGattggcagcagcaggctagGCTAAGATTAACCTAGCGTTAGGCGCCTTCGGCTTTCGGTGCGCCATTTTATTTGCGTTTCCATGTCGATCCAGCCCAGCACCATCACCTCGGAGGACGCAGTCCCAACACGTGAAGCGATCCCGAGGCCGAATCGCAGTTCGTCGTTGTACACGTTTGCGTATAAGTTGTGTTAATTGAAAcaatgatatatatatactatctatcGACACGCGTCAGGTAggattgagaatgagaaagCCTAACATTTTATTTACTCCGAGGCAATTCGCTGAAAAGAGACTGTATTGCACTGATTTGGCAATAAACATGTGCAAGCCCTAAGTTGCTTGAAGCATGTGGTGACAGTGGATGGATGTTTGGATCGGCTTGTCCCACTGGCATTTAGAGCTAAGACAATGCATACATTTGCTTGCAGTTTCTTGGAGGATAGTTATCAACTGGAAAATAACTAGTAACTTACTACAAAATCAAGGCCATGAAGAGGCGTAGAGTATGGAGTCACTGAGGTCTTCCCATAGACATAAAAGCCAGTTTCTCCGAGACACGTCCATACTCGTACACCTCAAATCCCACCTTCTCAAGGACTCTCAAGCTCCCCAAATTCGCACACTTGACCGCTGAAAAGAGCCTCTCACTGAGATCCCAGGCACGAGGCAACTCCCACCACGCCTCGACTACAGCCCGCGCAGCCTCCGTTGCATACCCTTTCCCCCAGGCGTCAGGATGAAACATGTATCCCAGTGCGGGCGCAGGATCTATTGAGCCAATACCAACAGCACCAATGCTCTCTTCTCTGAGGGTCGGATCTAGACTGTCTTTCCTGAAAACCAGGAAATAGAAATGCCGATTCCCGACAGCGCCCGAGCCGTCTGGCGTTTGGAAGACCTTCTTATGCATCCATTTTTTGGTGTCACTTGGGCTGCTGTCCGGGACTTTCGATCTCCTATACTTACATATTAGCTTAGCGAGAAAGCGAAGCCGAAGGTTATATAGAGTGTCTGTGCGTACAGCCAATCCATAACATCCTGTCGACCTCGAGTACGGAAGAGCTGTGCTGCATCTTCGTCGTTGTCGGGCCGGAAGAGTCGCAGAACGAGACGCTGCGTGTGGAGTTCTTTGAATTCTGAAGGCTCTGGGAGGATGACCGCCGTCTCTTGTTTGGGAAAGGGGAGTGAGGTCTGGGGGTATTCTTCTGTCATTTTAAGCGAGACTGGCCTTAGAAGTGGTGGTCCTAAGGCTGTTTAAGTGAGATATCAAGTGAGATGGCACTGAATGCGGGGTACGtagacttatattaatactaaagtaGTATACCAATGTATTAATGTGTCAGTCCCCATCCTCCACCCCCCGGACTGTTgacctccatcatctcgccctcgtccagcTTCAACTCAGCCTTCCCCCCGACAGACACCTTGTCAAACCCAGTGCGATCCCCATTCCACCGATGCACGTAGTTCTCCCCAACCGcgccctcccctcccccctccaTCCCATACGGCGCAAACACCCGTCTATCACTCAGTATACTACACCTCATCGGCACCCTGGCCTCGATAACCCTAACTGCCCCATCCCCACCCCTAAACCTGCCCTCCCCCGGTCCCCTGTCTCACCGCATGCCTCCGTACAACCACCGGCGTCCgcttctcaacaacctcgacaTCCGTGATCTTCGTATTCGTCGAATGACACTGCACCGCactctccccctcccatccaggcccagcaCCACATCCCCCCCCAACCGTCTCCCCATAATTCCACCCAGGCCGTATCTCCCCAGTAAGGGCATCCTTCCCCCCAACCCCCCACCCAAAACTATTCGCACACCCCGAAAACGCCGCCACACCCCCAAACGCGCGCAGAATCGTATCGATGATCCGCTGAGACGCCAGCGTACTCGCACAGACCGCCACCGGCGCAGACGGGTTCAGGGCCGTGCCCTTTGGAACGATTATCTCGATGGGCGCCAGACACCCGTCGTTCAGCGGGATGTCGCTGGCGATGAGACACCGCGTTGTGTAGATCACGGCGGAGTGGGTGACGGAGATCGGGCAGTTGTAGTTTGTCCATGTCTGCGGGCCGGTTCCTGTGAAGTCGTACACTGCGGAGCCGGTGGATGGGTTGATTGTGATGGTGACTTGGATCTTGGTGCCGTTGTCGAGGTAGTCGGTTGCTTTTAGGGTTTTGGTTTTGATTTTGGTTtgggtgtcggtgtcgggGTCGGCTGCGATGGTTTTGAAAAAGGATCGCACGGCCAGTTCGGCGTTGGATTGGATCCCGTGCATGTGCGCGTGCACGACGGGGAGGGTGAATTCAGCACATAggttctggaggaggaggatgccgcGCTGGTTCGAAGAGATCTGGGCCTTGATGTCGGAGATGTTGTCGTTAAGCCGGCGGGTGGGACTGCATCCGGGGAACGTGCCTGCGAGTAGGAATGCTTCGCGGACGTCTGACTCGAGAAAGACGCCGTTCTGCACGATCTTCATGGATTGGACGTTCAGGCCCTCTTCCCAGAGTTCCTTGGAGTCGGGCATCATGGCGGAGATGCCTCGCCCGCCGATGTCGGTGTGGTGGCCGCGCGCGGCGACGTAGAAGGCCAGTCTGTTGCCAGTGCTGCCAGAGCTGCCAGAGGCTGTGAAGACGGGGCTTATGATTGTCAAGTCGGGGAGATGGGTGCCGCCGCAGTCGGGGTGGTTGGTGAGGAGGACGTCGCCGGGTTGGAGCTTGCCTTGCCATAGGCGGTGCTGGTATTGGATTGCATACTGCATGCTTCCAAGGTGAATGGGGATGTGAGGGGCGTTTGCGACAAGCTTGCCATctggggagaagatggcgcAGGAGAAGTCGAGGCGCTCTTTGAtgctggtggagatggaggtgcgTTGCAGCGTGTTGCCCATTTGCTCGGCGATGGCCATGAACCGGTGGGCAAAGATGGAGAGCTGGATTGGACTGATGGACTCGACTTGGATAGCTAATGGCCCAGTGCTGTCGGCCTGTCGCTCGAGGACCATATGGTCAGACAGAATGTACGCCAGCCACTTGGgctcgacgaagatggtCTGCGTTGTGTCAATGATGAGAGCCGGACCAGGTATGACGGACTGCGAGACTGAGTCTAAATTATATACAGGGACGTCCTGCCACGAAGACTCAACAAAGACCCGTGTATGGATCTGGGTCTGCGCCGACTTAGGGCtggccttgagcttctcTAAAGCATCAAAAGGAGACGAGGCCACATCCCAGGTACTGctcccaccagcaccacGAACCTGGACTGAATCCACAATCACCGGTCTCTCCAGCGTAAAAGCGAATTCCCTTTTGTGTGTTTTGCGGAATGTCTCTGCGTAGTCTTCGTTGTCTGGCTTTGCAATGACCAGGTTGGTGTCTGTACCTTGGTACCGCAGACTCAGAGACTCGTCGAAACGGATCGACTCTGGGATTGCACCTTGACTTAACAAGTCCTGTCTAACCTTTTCCTTCAAAGAGTTGAATCGGGAGTTGATGTTTGGGAGCACCGAGAGGTCAAACGCTCCTACATACGGCTCAACAGCGTCCGATTTGAGCTCTGTCTTGGAGATTCCAACTGCAGATAGAATAGACGAGTACTTGTGAATCAGAATTCGTTTTATCCCCAGCCTCTGGGCAATAGAACAGGCATGCTGGCCACCTGCTCCTCCAAAGCTGACCAAGTTGTGCCGTTCAGGATGGTACCCACGGGCTTCAGTGGCATTACGAATTGGTCGACTCATGGTTTCATTGGCAACGTTGAGAAAGCCCAGGGCGACCTCTTCTGGCGTCAGAGACTGGTCTGTCTGTGAATTGATTTCCTTTGTGATTTCATCAAACTTCTGCGCCGTGGCTTCGTAGTCCAGTGGCTGGTCCGCATTAGGGCCAAATATAGAAGGGAACGACGACAGCAGCAATCTTCCCAAGAACAAATTGGCATCAGTAACAGTCAAAGGCCCTCCCTTACGATAACAAGCCGGTCCAGGATGCGATCCTGCACTCTCAGGCCCTACAACAAAGAGGCCATTCCGGGCAACGAGGATCGAGCCTCCGCCTGCAGCAACGGTAGCAATATTCAGCATCGGAATGGTGATGTTTCGGCCCGCGATCGTTGTATGGCTCAGATAGTCGTATGTCCCATCATACCGCGAGACATCTGTGCTTGTCCCGCCCATGTCGAATCCGATAACCGGTGTACCCTCGTCTGAGTCGTAGCATGTCTGTGCAATCCCGACAACGCCGCCAGCCGGACCGCTTAGGAGGGCTTCGTTGCCTCTGAATCTTGATGCCGACCTCAGGCCTCCGTCTGAACACATAAAATCGACTCTCGCGGGGAGGATTGAAAACCCGGCTTCGAAGTCTGAGATGTACTGCTTGACGATCGGGTACAGGAACGCCTCAGAGCAGACGGAGCTGCTTCGATCGAGGTATTTGATGACAGGACAGATCTCAGACGATGTCGTCACGTATCGGAAACCGACATCTCTTGCAATGGCAGCTGCCTGTTCTTCGTGATCGGGGAACAGATACGAGTGTAGGAATGCGATTGCAACAGACGTATATCCCTCTGCCTTCAACGTGAGGAGCGTCTCTCGGACTGCAGCGGTGTCCAGCGGCTGAAGCACCCGAATAATCTCACCACTGTTTGTCCTAACAAGGCCTGGATCAGTGATTTCCCGTTTCTTGTCCAAGGGAAACGGATCCAGGTCGTAGTCTTCCACTGTAACTCTCTCGTCCACTCCAACGACTTTATCATGCAGCGGCGCCGCCTTTCGAACCTTCAGATCGAAAAGCTTCGGCCTGGTCTGGTCG
Above is a window of Aspergillus puulaauensis MK2 DNA, chromosome 2, nearly complete sequence DNA encoding:
- a CDS encoding GNAT family N-acetyltransferase (COG:S;~EggNog:ENOG410PYJH;~InterPro:IPR000182,IPR016181;~PFAM:PF00583,PF13302;~go_function: GO:0008080 - N-acetyltransferase activity [Evidence IEA]), producing the protein MTEEYPQTSLPFPKQETAVILPEPSEFKELHTQRLVLRLFRPDNDEDAAQLFRTRGRQDVMDWLRSKVPDSSPSDTKKWMHKKVFQTPDGSGAVGNRHFYFLVFRKDSLDPTLREESIGAVGIGSIDPAPALGYMFHPDAWGKGYATEAARAVVEAWWELPRAWDLSERLFSAVKCANLGSLRVLEKVGFEVYEYGRVSEKLAFMSMGRPQ
- a CDS encoding uncharacterized protein (COG:E;~EggNog:ENOG410PWA0;~InterPro:IPR002821,IPR008040,IPR003692;~PFAM:PF01968,PF05378,PF02538;~go_function: GO:0003824 - catalytic activity [Evidence IEA];~go_function: GO:0016787 - hydrolase activity [Evidence IEA]): MSLPDVNISIDRGGTFCDVLVQVPGQPDRVFKLLSEDPANYRDAPTEAIRRALEAIEGRAIPKGEKIDGSRIASCRIGTTIATNALLQGKGEKFAFVTTEGFEDVCVIGDQTRPKLFDLKVRKAAPLHDKVVGVDERVTVEDYDLDPFPLDKKREITDPGLVRTNSGEIIRVLQPLDTAAVRETLLTLKAEGYTSVAIAFLHSYLFPDHEEQAAAIARDVGFRYVTTSSEICPVIKYLDRSSSVCSEAFLYPIVKQYISDFEAGFSILPARVDFMCSDGGLRSASRFRGNEALLSGPAGGVVGIAQTCYDSDEGTPVIGFDMGGTSTDVSRYDGTYDYLSHTTIAGRNITIPMLNIATVAAGGGSILVARNGLFVVGPESAGSHPGPACYRKGGPLTVTDANLFLGRLLLSSFPSIFGPNADQPLDYEATAQKFDEITKEINSQTDQSLTPEEVALGFLNVANETMSRPIRNATEARGYHPERHNLVSFGGAGGQHACSIAQRLGIKRILIHKYSSILSAVGISKTELKSDAVEPYVGAFDLSVLPNINSRFNSLKEKVRQDLLSQGAIPESIRFDESLSLRYQGTDTNLVIAKPDNEDYAETFRKTHKREFAFTLERPVIVDSVQVRGAGGSSTWDVASSPFDALEKLKASPKSAQTQIHTRVFVESSWQDVPVYNLDSVSQSVIPGPALIIDTTQTIFVEPKWLAYILSDHMVLERQADSTGPLAIQVESISPIQLSIFAHRFMAIAEQMGNTLQRTSISTSIKERLDFSCAIFSPDGKLVANAPHIPIHLGSMQYAIQYQHRLWQGKLQPGDVLLTNHPDCGGTHLPDLTIISPVFTASGSSGSTGNRLAFYVAARGHHTDIGGRGISAMMPDSKELWEEGLNVQSMKIVQNGVFLESDVREAFLLAGTFPGCSPTRRLNDNISDIKAQISSNQRGILLLQNLCAEFTLPVVHAHMHGIQSNAELAVRSFFKTIAADPDTDTQTKIKTKTLKATDYLDNGTKIQVTITINPSTGSAVYDFTGTGPQTWTNYNCPISVTHSAVIYTTRCLIASDIPLNDGCLAPIEIIVPKGTALNPSAPVAVCASTLASQRIIDTILRAFGGVAAFSGCANSFGWGVGGKDALTGEIRPGWNYGETVGGGCGAGPGWEGESAVQCHSTNTKITDVEVVEKRTPVVVRRHAVRQGTGGGQV